A single window of Thalassoroseus pseudoceratinae DNA harbors:
- a CDS encoding FAD-dependent oxidoreductase, producing the protein MRFLLAFAVVATYFSPAVAADQYTADVVIYGGTSAAVTAAVQVKQMGKSALIVCPDKHLGGLTSGGLGWTDSGKKDAIGGLSRQFYHRVWKYYQDADAWTFEDQSKFGNRNQSPPSKNGDGSTMWVFEPHVAEAIFEDYIEEYDIPVHRDEWLDRTTGKGVTKKNGRIQSITMKSGNTYVGKMFLDTTYEGDLIAAAGVDYHVGREANSVYNEKWNGVQVGVLHHGHHFKKPVSPYRTPGDPDSGLLPHISDEPPGKKGEGDHRLQAYCFRMCLTNVDENRIPFPKPSGYDPDEYELLVRVFESGWRQAFNKFDPIPNHKTDTNNHGPFSTDKIGENYDYPEATYERRREIIKEHEDYQKGLMYFLANDPRVPDEIRTKMAKWGLAKDEFTDNGGWPHQIYVREARRMIGDYVMTEHDVLDEKVTPNSVGMGSYTLDSHNVQRYIKPDGYVQNEGDIGVHVPRPYEISYGSLVPKKSQCENLLVPVCVSSSHIAFGSIRMEPVFMILGQSAATAACMAIDQAIAVQEVPYPELRERLLKDGQVLELTDPDAILSRKLPGVVVDDRQAEKTGQWKSSSTNRAFVDAGYIHNDNTEQGKKSVVFKAELKPGRYEVRMSYAPNNNRATNVPVAIHHADGTTLRTVNERQKPDIDGVFVSLGTYTFDAANAWVQINTDETDGYVVVDAIQFLPANK; encoded by the coding sequence ATGCGTTTTCTACTCGCGTTCGCTGTTGTTGCGACCTATTTCAGTCCGGCCGTCGCTGCAGACCAATACACCGCGGATGTCGTCATCTACGGTGGCACCAGCGCTGCCGTGACGGCTGCGGTGCAGGTCAAACAGATGGGCAAGTCCGCTCTGATCGTTTGCCCGGATAAACATCTCGGCGGTTTGACGTCTGGCGGTCTTGGTTGGACCGATTCCGGTAAGAAAGACGCCATCGGCGGGCTCAGTCGGCAATTCTATCATCGCGTCTGGAAGTACTACCAAGACGCCGACGCCTGGACGTTCGAAGATCAAAGCAAGTTCGGCAATCGGAACCAAAGCCCACCTAGCAAGAACGGTGATGGCAGCACGATGTGGGTTTTCGAACCGCACGTCGCTGAAGCGATTTTCGAAGACTACATCGAGGAATACGACATTCCGGTTCATCGAGACGAATGGCTCGACCGTACAACCGGCAAAGGCGTGACGAAAAAGAACGGGCGGATTCAGTCGATCACGATGAAGTCCGGCAATACTTACGTCGGAAAGATGTTCCTCGACACCACCTACGAAGGCGACTTGATCGCGGCGGCCGGTGTCGATTACCACGTCGGTCGGGAAGCGAATTCGGTCTACAACGAAAAATGGAATGGTGTCCAAGTTGGCGTGTTACATCACGGTCACCACTTCAAGAAACCCGTCTCCCCCTACCGCACACCCGGCGACCCCGATAGCGGGTTGCTGCCACACATTTCGGACGAACCACCCGGCAAAAAAGGCGAAGGCGATCACCGATTGCAGGCGTATTGTTTCCGGATGTGTTTAACGAACGTCGATGAAAACCGCATTCCGTTTCCGAAACCAAGCGGCTACGACCCGGATGAGTACGAGTTGCTCGTGCGAGTCTTCGAAAGCGGTTGGCGGCAGGCGTTCAACAAGTTCGATCCGATCCCCAATCACAAGACCGACACCAACAATCACGGCCCATTCAGCACCGACAAAATCGGTGAAAACTACGATTACCCCGAAGCGACCTACGAACGCCGACGGGAGATCATCAAAGAACATGAAGACTACCAAAAAGGGTTGATGTACTTCCTAGCGAACGATCCGCGGGTGCCGGACGAGATTCGCACGAAAATGGCCAAGTGGGGGCTGGCGAAAGACGAATTCACCGATAACGGTGGTTGGCCGCATCAAATTTACGTCCGCGAAGCCCGTCGGATGATCGGGGATTATGTAATGACCGAACACGACGTGCTTGATGAGAAGGTTACGCCGAATTCCGTCGGGATGGGTTCTTACACGCTCGATTCACATAACGTGCAACGATACATCAAACCCGACGGCTATGTGCAGAACGAGGGCGACATCGGCGTGCATGTGCCGCGTCCTTATGAAATCAGTTACGGATCGTTGGTGCCGAAGAAGTCACAGTGCGAGAACCTGCTCGTGCCGGTGTGTGTGTCGTCGAGTCATATCGCCTTTGGATCCATCCGGATGGAACCGGTCTTCATGATTCTCGGCCAATCCGCAGCCACGGCGGCGTGTATGGCGATCGATCAAGCGATTGCCGTCCAAGAAGTGCCCTACCCCGAACTGCGGGAACGACTCCTGAAAGACGGGCAAGTGCTGGAACTGACCGATCCCGATGCGATTCTTTCTCGGAAACTTCCGGGTGTCGTCGTCGACGATCGGCAAGCCGAAAAAACCGGCCAATGGAAATCGTCTTCGACGAACCGTGCTTTTGTCGATGCTGGATACATTCACAACGACAACACCGAGCAGGGCAAAAAATCGGTTGTCTTCAAAGCGGAATTGAAACCCGGTCGGTATGAAGTCCGGATGTCTTACGCTCCGAACAACAATCGTGCCACGAACGTGCCCGTTGCGATCCATCATGCGGACGGAACGACTCTGCGTACGGTCAACGAACGGCAAAAGCCCGACATCGACGGCGTATTCGTCAGCCTGGGAACGTACACGTTCGATGCCGCGAACGCGTGGGTGCAAATCAACACGGACGAAACGGATGGATACGTGGTTGTTGATGCGATTCAATTCTTGCCGGCGAATAAATGA
- a CDS encoding WD40 repeat domain-containing protein, which translates to MRCFVTLVTLVTLGTSLLAQEGPKADPLVKPILRMNSDSPYLAINAMRFDQNGQDLHAVGWNKRVQTWNWDAVAQSISADPQDLLEVPIGPGRQGNLNAIAISPSGRWVAVGGRSFGQHESAYDNDGLMWPAAAQSDEQLEAQGVIFAHDRQTGRTLRLKGTRGEVLSLEFVNQGREDALRLVSLALEFDRQETEFAGTLRLWNVQDSECIAVNESLPTFQKQPPFQMAVFNNGRRGVTKVAVTWGDHTVRVWNTANNQITKHQLVNAYGIATLPTGELVTSTQGALGTWTAADGFASKVALPDGRAPIEVQTFRSNGKTYVFAVCFHRSGQLQMVLVDATQPQWKIASDFVSIGSLSARPSCAVSGKSDVIAVAPNGDDTVRMFLLADLLRNRNEPHQVLKSSVVRHSSVEFIRKDGDLGLRLRSEDPDGSGDGILSWTFDFNLTNGFTVPGPKDDPNNDQPVVDDWDSASAAPKGWQVAQTEPAKVVVTSPDNESATVAWPDSLKMTAHAFVPPIDNQPALLAVAFNRLGEPVLNIYNAETGERVRRFFGHSALIQGLSFEENGQLLASVADDRTTRVWSLRDLSETIGKLGLLPGVVATMRDGTLVIDRFESTTPEEIKTVLQEDDVIEHAVVHGKDRTFPTAQHFYWLVSRLKPGTQLTLSIRRGDNAGQQKTVTVGQAVDERKPLFSLLFGRNANAELESRPWIGWSPVGPFESNNQEFEELVGWHFNTQNADQPADFVPIAQYRPKFYGTGLFKALIENDGPPDIWPPKPEISAGDIFFIGPDGDLLPSGSHGHVAIPEGETNVVFDLPNVDPRRVRSFGLYSGKKRLGEFKPSKTMTGAWEAKFDAAKLGSGPTVISGRPEIEGDPNPIRVGRAGIPRRKPVPGDPPPLELSPEMPKIRIEVAEALRAIIAGDQPSAVPVQVRFDKPAPVAFDVQFENAGEPILKNGKALRKTANKDKTTLAQEVPLQAGSNLLTVRLIGPNGVERLSNEVEVRVLRLPSVLELSAETGTNPMATVTSRVRSELPLVHLQLRNNQDVLVDSVPQYEPDPHVKIAATEKPDEWQVSIDSVPLAEGTNQLELMIWNEDGALQNTVQTKVEWERPLPPPPRIQLQFARETTVDTYAPNFEFTVETEAKLDRVQIRNNRGAYLSLDVPLPVDNKYTFKPTLQFNQASNRVELLVVDENGSMDQREVRISVVHQAVRVVIDQLVSADRSETLTPEGDGQFLALESPPETPRWRLHGRLVLPTNADDQGRLQNKFWIKCWVNGFLQKSVPVLRQNAADGAIPFSTDFILNRESFNRIVLELPDAPDHPAILVTDCRNPETRQKLHMFLVGLNEKNGDQFIADAKRAFQVTVDQAPAFNKVIPYKPLIDQFDPSEFNSYLIEGLRRVHMQNGEEPSLDVILLYYRGIERTMHAGQFALTTRINPSNGTSAQHYESQRLARIMERAPGAHLVMLDVMRPDGRPAELWPSVAHLGVIRAIWFNPDSPENQTLFGMIGQVLPQATRIGRLVEELRSRLPIPESSLFDSQIPNELQDLVLGDEG; encoded by the coding sequence ATGCGTTGTTTCGTCACCCTCGTAACTCTCGTCACATTGGGGACGAGTCTGCTCGCCCAAGAGGGTCCAAAAGCGGACCCATTGGTCAAACCCATTTTACGGATGAATTCCGATTCTCCGTATTTGGCGATTAACGCCATGCGGTTCGATCAAAATGGCCAGGATTTGCACGCGGTTGGTTGGAACAAGCGGGTGCAAACTTGGAATTGGGATGCGGTAGCCCAATCAATTTCCGCCGATCCGCAGGATCTGTTGGAAGTTCCCATCGGTCCCGGTCGCCAAGGAAACTTGAACGCCATCGCCATTTCGCCGAGTGGACGTTGGGTGGCGGTTGGCGGCCGAAGTTTCGGACAACACGAAAGTGCCTACGACAACGATGGTCTGATGTGGCCCGCAGCGGCTCAATCCGATGAGCAGTTGGAAGCCCAGGGCGTAATCTTTGCCCATGATCGGCAGACCGGTCGCACATTGCGATTGAAGGGCACGCGTGGGGAAGTTCTTTCGTTGGAGTTCGTGAACCAAGGGCGGGAAGACGCTCTGCGGTTGGTTTCGCTGGCATTGGAGTTCGATCGGCAGGAAACCGAATTCGCCGGCACATTGCGGCTTTGGAATGTCCAAGACTCGGAATGTATCGCGGTGAACGAATCGCTGCCGACATTCCAGAAACAACCGCCATTTCAAATGGCTGTGTTCAACAATGGCCGTCGAGGTGTCACCAAAGTCGCTGTGACTTGGGGGGATCATACGGTTCGTGTGTGGAACACCGCGAACAATCAAATCACGAAGCATCAATTGGTGAACGCCTACGGAATCGCCACGCTTCCAACCGGCGAACTGGTCACAAGTACGCAGGGGGCACTGGGAACATGGACCGCCGCCGACGGGTTCGCATCGAAAGTTGCGTTGCCAGACGGTCGAGCACCGATCGAAGTGCAAACGTTCCGCAGTAACGGCAAGACCTACGTGTTCGCCGTCTGTTTCCATCGCTCAGGCCAACTCCAAATGGTTCTCGTCGACGCTACTCAACCGCAGTGGAAGATCGCGTCGGATTTCGTGTCGATTGGAAGTCTGTCCGCTCGTCCGTCATGTGCCGTCAGCGGGAAAAGCGATGTGATCGCGGTGGCACCGAACGGTGATGACACCGTGCGGATGTTTCTGTTGGCCGATTTACTTCGGAACCGAAACGAACCCCATCAGGTATTGAAGTCGTCGGTTGTTCGTCATTCGTCGGTCGAGTTCATTCGCAAAGATGGCGATCTCGGGCTTCGGCTTCGCTCGGAAGATCCGGACGGATCGGGCGATGGCATTCTCAGTTGGACCTTCGATTTCAATTTGACGAATGGCTTTACGGTCCCCGGACCGAAGGATGACCCAAACAACGATCAGCCCGTCGTCGATGATTGGGATTCCGCAAGTGCCGCCCCGAAAGGTTGGCAGGTCGCTCAAACCGAGCCTGCGAAGGTTGTCGTAACATCCCCCGACAACGAGTCTGCGACCGTGGCATGGCCGGATTCCTTGAAAATGACTGCTCATGCTTTCGTGCCGCCAATCGACAACCAACCGGCTCTGTTGGCGGTGGCGTTCAACCGTCTCGGTGAGCCGGTCTTGAACATTTACAACGCAGAGACCGGCGAACGTGTCCGACGTTTCTTCGGGCACTCTGCGTTAATTCAGGGGTTGAGCTTCGAGGAGAATGGCCAACTTTTGGCCTCCGTGGCCGATGACCGAACCACTCGCGTGTGGTCGCTACGAGACTTGTCCGAAACGATTGGAAAACTCGGACTGCTCCCCGGGGTGGTGGCCACAATGCGTGATGGCACACTCGTGATTGACCGCTTTGAGTCGACGACTCCCGAGGAAATCAAAACCGTTCTGCAAGAAGACGACGTCATCGAACACGCGGTGGTCCACGGCAAGGATCGCACGTTCCCGACGGCTCAACACTTCTATTGGTTGGTGTCGCGTTTGAAACCCGGCACGCAGCTCACGCTTTCCATCCGTCGTGGGGACAATGCTGGCCAACAGAAAACGGTGACAGTTGGTCAAGCGGTCGATGAACGAAAACCATTGTTTTCCTTGCTCTTTGGTCGCAATGCGAATGCTGAGCTGGAAAGCCGACCGTGGATTGGGTGGAGTCCGGTCGGTCCGTTCGAATCGAATAACCAGGAGTTCGAGGAGCTCGTCGGTTGGCACTTCAACACCCAGAACGCCGACCAACCCGCCGATTTCGTACCAATCGCCCAATACCGTCCCAAGTTCTACGGAACAGGTCTGTTTAAAGCTCTCATCGAGAATGATGGTCCGCCGGATATTTGGCCCCCGAAACCGGAAATTTCCGCTGGCGACATCTTTTTTATCGGTCCCGATGGGGATTTGTTACCGTCTGGGTCTCACGGGCACGTTGCGATTCCAGAGGGTGAAACGAACGTTGTTTTCGATTTGCCCAATGTCGATCCGCGACGTGTGCGGAGTTTCGGTCTATATAGCGGCAAAAAACGGCTTGGCGAATTCAAACCGTCGAAGACAATGACCGGTGCATGGGAAGCGAAGTTCGACGCGGCGAAATTAGGATCGGGGCCGACAGTCATCAGCGGGCGACCGGAAATCGAAGGAGATCCCAACCCCATTCGCGTTGGACGGGCGGGCATTCCGCGTCGAAAACCCGTGCCCGGTGATCCACCACCACTCGAATTGTCACCAGAGATGCCGAAAATTCGCATCGAGGTGGCGGAAGCGTTACGAGCGATCATCGCAGGAGACCAACCGTCAGCGGTGCCGGTGCAAGTTCGGTTCGATAAACCCGCCCCCGTCGCGTTCGATGTGCAATTTGAAAACGCTGGCGAACCGATTCTCAAGAACGGTAAGGCTCTGCGAAAGACCGCCAACAAAGATAAAACGACGTTGGCACAAGAAGTTCCACTTCAAGCTGGGAGCAACTTGTTGACCGTTCGGTTGATTGGACCGAATGGTGTGGAACGGTTGTCGAATGAAGTGGAAGTTCGCGTACTTCGTTTGCCCAGTGTGCTGGAATTGTCAGCCGAGACGGGGACGAATCCGATGGCAACGGTCACATCGCGAGTGCGATCGGAGTTGCCTTTGGTTCATCTTCAACTTCGAAACAACCAGGATGTTTTGGTCGATAGCGTTCCGCAGTACGAACCTGATCCTCATGTGAAAATCGCCGCCACCGAGAAACCGGACGAATGGCAAGTGTCGATTGATAGCGTGCCGTTGGCTGAAGGTACGAATCAATTGGAATTGATGATCTGGAACGAAGACGGCGCGTTGCAGAACACCGTGCAGACCAAAGTTGAGTGGGAACGACCACTCCCGCCGCCGCCTCGGATTCAACTTCAATTCGCTCGGGAAACAACGGTCGATACCTACGCCCCGAACTTCGAATTCACCGTGGAAACCGAAGCTAAACTGGACCGTGTTCAGATTCGGAACAATCGAGGAGCCTACCTGAGCCTAGATGTCCCGTTGCCGGTGGACAACAAATACACTTTCAAGCCGACGTTGCAATTCAATCAGGCGTCCAACCGGGTCGAGTTACTCGTGGTGGATGAGAATGGCAGCATGGATCAGCGGGAAGTCCGAATTTCCGTCGTGCATCAAGCGGTGCGGGTCGTAATTGATCAGCTGGTTTCGGCCGATCGTTCCGAAACGTTGACGCCGGAAGGGGACGGGCAATTTCTCGCGTTGGAATCTCCACCCGAAACACCCCGATGGCGATTGCATGGACGTCTCGTTTTGCCGACGAATGCAGACGACCAAGGCCGACTCCAGAATAAGTTCTGGATCAAATGTTGGGTCAATGGTTTTCTGCAAAAGTCCGTGCCGGTTCTTCGGCAGAATGCGGCTGATGGTGCAATCCCATTCTCGACGGACTTCATCTTAAACCGTGAGTCTTTCAACCGCATCGTTTTGGAACTTCCCGACGCACCCGATCACCCGGCGATTCTCGTGACCGATTGCCGAAATCCCGAGACGCGTCAGAAATTGCACATGTTCCTGGTTGGCTTGAATGAAAAGAACGGCGACCAGTTCATTGCTGACGCTAAGCGAGCGTTTCAGGTCACGGTCGATCAAGCACCGGCATTCAATAAAGTGATTCCGTACAAACCGTTAATTGATCAGTTCGACCCATCGGAATTCAATAGCTACCTGATTGAAGGTCTACGCCGTGTCCATATGCAGAATGGCGAGGAACCGTCGTTGGATGTGATTTTGCTGTATTATCGCGGGATCGAACGGACCATGCACGCCGGCCAATTCGCACTCACCACGCGAATCAACCCATCCAACGGAACTTCGGCTCAGCACTATGAAAGTCAGCGGCTGGCGAGAATTATGGAGCGGGCACCAGGCGCTCATCTCGTGATGCTCGACGTTATGCGACCCGACGGCCGGCCGGCGGAATTATGGCCGAGCGTTGCCCATTTGGGAGTGATCCGTGCGATTTGGTTTAATCCGGATTCGCCCGAAAATCAGACACTCTTCGGGATGATTGGCCAGGTTCTTCCACAGGCAACACGCATCGGTCGACTGGTTGAGGAACTCCGATCGCGTTTGCCGATTCCTGAATCCAGTTTGTTCGATTCGCAAATCCCAAATGAACTCCAAGACCTCGTTCTTGGTGATGAAGGGTGA